A window of Pseudomonadota bacterium genomic DNA:
AAGCTGCACTGATCCATAATAGACTTTACTCTGAGGCACCGCCGGGCTGCCGCCATTAAGATGGGAAATCCTTTCGCCGTTTGCCGAGGTGACGATATGCATGTTCCTGCCATCGACAGCGGAAAGCATGATGTTCCCATCCGTGTTCCTTGTCGCGTTAATCCCGGTTGTGCTTGAAAAAGTATTAATGGCGCGTACAAGTGCATTGGTGTCGTCGCGAGCGCTTATCGTCGTGGTTGCCGGAAAGATGTCAACGCCGTTGATCACCAGATCTCCAGGACCGATATTTCCTGCTGTTACTACGCCGTTTGTACGAAATGAGGCCGGGGTAACCACTGCGGTCACACCGGTGACCCCTGATTCGAGGTTGATTGCCGCAGCCTTGGAAGCAGCGGAGGTATCTGCAAAAATTGTCGAAACACCGTCATCGACCGGCGCTGCAATAGACTGCCCGTTTAAAATAAGATCCTGGTCCGCAAGCTGATAGCCGTAAACCAGAACGCCGTCACCTATCTCATCGGCAAAACCGATACCGCCGCCGTCGAGGCCCACCAGATTCAGGATGGAATCGTCAACCCCTGCGGCGCTGGTTGTTATATCAATGGCTGTGGCCTCCGATGACATCGACACGGTCCCGGTGTTATGCTGATCGTCAGCCACCTGATCCACGTCAACAAGCCCGGTCAGGTTCGGCCCCGGGGGATTCATATTGGCGATAACGATATTATTGTCGTCGCCCGATCGCATGTTTGAAAGGACAACGGAATTTGCGATACCGCCGTTGGTGCCGTCACCCCGAACCGCCTGAACGCCGGTCTGCTCACTGACCAGGTTGATGGCATCCACCACATCCTGGGCCACGTCCGCAGCAAGACGCCCGTCTGCAATATTCACGGATACGGGGATATTATTCAGATCAAAGGAAACCGCAGTCGGATTCAAGTCTACCGGCGCTTCGTCTTGAGCTACCAGTCCCGCATAAAGAGTGGTGACCGTGGCGGTGGTTGTCGATGAGTTGGTGTTGATCGCGTCTGCCAGCCTGAAGGCGCCACCCATGTTCAGGTTGTAATCAGAGGGGGCTGCGGTGGTCAGATCAACAATGCCCATGTCCTCGCCATTGATCAGCAGATCGCCTGCCGCCAGGTCCGTGCCTGTGGAGATCTGGCCGGTGGTCAACTCGCCGGAAAGAGCCGCAGGCGTGCTGCCGGTGAGTCGATATCCGTCAACAAAACCAGCCATGAATGGTGTTGGCTCAATATCATTGTATCCGGTTGTCCGATAGCCACCGAAAAGGTATTTGCCGTTGACCTGGGTATTGGCGAGAATAACAGACTGTTCAAACAGATGCCGCACCTCTTCACCCATTGAGCGCAGATTCTCCGTTGAGAGAGCGCCATTAATGGCCTGGACATTCAGGAGCTTTGCCCGCATGACCTGTTCCTTGATCTGGGTGAGACTGCTTTCCGAGCCGCTTACAAGGTTGTATCCGTAGGTCAGATTTTCCTTATATTGCTTTATTTCAGAAATATTCGATCGCAAGGTCAGGGCGCTTACCAGATTGCCGGGATTGTCCGAGATCTTGGACATCTGCCGTCCCGAGGAGATCTGGTTGTTCAATTGGGACAACTCCCAGGTTGTCCTGTTGAGGTCAGTCATTAAGAACCTGTGCTGAGATTGCATTGTCGTACGCATAGCAAAAACTCCTGTCCCGGACTGCTCGCTGCCGGGTTATCGCTTCAAGGTATCAAGAAGCGTGATCATCATCTCGTCAGCTGTGCTGATCAATTTTGCTGCGGCTGAATAGGCATGCTGAAACCGTATAAGATTGGCCATTTCCTCATCAAGGGAAACCCCTGAAACCGAATCACGCATTTCATTCATCTGGTTCAACACCTGTCCATTAAAATCAGTATCCCTGATAACCGTTCGCCCGCGGATGCCTATCTTGCCGACAAGTGAGTTATAAAAATCATCAAGGGTGTTGGGGGTGCTCCCGGTAAAATGAACGGTTTCATCGTGCTGTATATTGGTGATTGCCAGAATATTGGTGTTGTCACCCCTGAAAAGCTCACCGTTAACGGTGACCGTAGCTGCTGCCATGTTGTTGAGATTATCTGCAACCACGCTGTTTACGCCTAAGGTGCTGGCATCGTACCCGCTGAAAAACGTATTGATCCCGGCAACCTGCAGGAAGTTCGAATTGTCATTGGCAAAAGCGAATGTGTGGGTGCTGTCGGGGTTGAGAGACAGCTGATTATTTTTGACCGACGCCGTTATCCAGGCGCCGCCGCCGCTGGCATTGGTTATTGAGACATTGATCGCATCAGCGACATCCTGAAGGTCATAAGCCCGCTCCAGAGAAACATTCACCGGCTGAGGAAGAGCAAGAGTCCCATCACTACTATATAACCAGATGTCAAAACTGCCGCCGTCAGTCACCAGTTCATTGTTATACTGAAAGCCCTGGAGAGACATGACAACTCCGCCGGGATCAGTGAAGCGGTAGGTAAATTTACCATCGTTTGGCCGATCTTCAGGGGTGAGTCCTCCACCCATACCGAGATGATCGAGAAAGGTATCATCGGTATTGGTTACAACCGTAAACTGTTCATCGGAAAAAAGAGATATGGTTCCACGATTGTGAGTGGCATCAGCATCATAAGTGCCTGCGGTAAGACCGAGATTGTCTTCGAGTCCGACAGGCGTTGAGGTGATGGCGCCGACAATAATCCGTGATTCATCGCCGGCATTGGTGTTCCTCAAGACGATTGAATTCGCGACGCCGCCGTTGGCATCATCCCCAAGAACCGCCTCAATGCTGATATCCATCGGGTTGGTGGCTGTGGCATTATATGTGGTTATAGCCGTGTTGATTGAATCAATGACGTTTTGTGCAAACAGCGCGTCATCTCCCACATCAGCCGCCGCAGTTGTATAGGTGACCGCAACACCATTGATATCAAATGAAAAAACATCCCCGCCGCCGGCGGTCAAAGTTGTTGAGTCAACTACGGTTCCAGCCAGCTGAGTAGTCATTTTGGCGGTGACTCCGGCCGCGGCGAGATTTATCTGCTGCACGGCATTAGATGCCTTGGTCATGGCCAGTCCGTAGACCGCGGCGGCCCCGTCGATTTCTCCGATGCTGCGATCGTTAATCTTGAAAATGCCCGCCTCAATGGAATCGGTGGCGTTTGCCGCATTGACCGTAGTATTCAGATGCGTTGCGTTCTTGGCCGTCTCCGTGCCGATCTGTTCGGAGGAAAAAGCATAAAGGCCGGCACCTTGGGAATGCTGCTGGTTCACTTCACGGACAAGGGCATTGGCGAGCGCGTCAAGCTTGCCGAGATAATTCTCCGGGTTGTCCTCGACGAGCTCATTATGGATTGCCACATACCCGCCGATTTTGCCGCCCATAGAAACTTTATCGCTGACCGGAGCCCGGGTAATCGTGCCGTCGGGCTTAACATTATTCCAGTACATTTTTTCATTTGCCCAGTTTAAGGTCCAGCTCTGCGTTTGCTCCACCAGGCTATGACCGTCTCTCAGCAACACGGTATAATCACCGGAATTATTTTCGAAATAGGCGACATCAATAAGACTGGAGAGCTCTCTTAAAATTTCATCGCGCTCATCCCTGAGATCATTCGCCTTGTAGGTCGTTGTTTCAGTGGAACTGATCCGGGCATTCAGATCAGCTATCTGGGCGGTCAGGGCATTTACGTCTTCAACGGCATTGTCAAGGCTCATGCTGATATCGTATTTTGTCTTGGCTATTTCAGCACTCATGTGCTGGAGGTGCTGGCCCAACAACTGACCCTGCTGGACAACCTCCTGGCGGGCGGAAAGAATTTCCGGATTATTTGCAAGATTCTGCCAGCTGTCCCAGAACTGGGTCATGAGATCATTCAGGGCCAGACCCGGCGCTTCATTAAATATTGCTTCGACAACGCGCAGTGACTGTTGCTGCGCCTCCAGATCGCCCAGAGTGGAATTCTGCTCCATGATCCTCTGGGTCATGAACCGATCATATTTCCGGGCAATTGACACGGCCTGGACGCCATTGCCGATATTTCCCACCGCGGACGGCGTGGAAATATTGGTGGTTACTCCTAAAACCTGACGGGAATAGCCCGGTGTATCAACGTTGGCAATGTTATGGGCAGCAACCTGCACCGAAAGCTGGTGGGTAAGCAGCGCTTCTTTTGCAACATTAAGCATACCTGAAATACCGGCCATTGTCAGACCTCTCTGCTGATCAGGGTAGGGCCATTGACAGCCCTTCTTTCGCTTCCCCGGGCGCCATAGGTGGAACGTTCCGCAACCGCACCGGTTATCAGGTGAATGGCATCATTGAGGTAGCCGAGAACATCATGGGTAAACCGTTTATTCATCATATTGCGCTCCAGGACATCTTCCCGCATGGATTCCAGGGTCTGCTTCCGGCCCTCAAGAATTTCCAGCTCCTCTTCATTTGCATGGGGTCTCAGATCTTCGAGCCGAATAATCTTGTCTTGCGGGATATTGGTCGCATTTCTGGCTGTCTCCTGCAGTAACGTATCAAGTGTGGCTATTCTCTTGAGCTGATTTTCTTTTTTCCTGCTGAGACTGACAAGCGCCGACAGATCCCTTTCCGAAAGGGCCTTTTTTTCCTCTTCTACAATTGTCCCGAGTTCTTTGAGGAGACGGACCTGCTGGTCGAGAATTTTGAAAATGGCCTCAGGAAGAGCCTTGATTCTTGGACTATCGTTGTATTCCATGGTGGATTCCTATTTTGCTGCGGTTGGTTTGATTTTTCCCGTGAGTTGCTGAAAGAGTATTTCACCGAATCCCATACCCTTGGTGTGCGCCATCTTTTCTGCTAATCCATCATCATGAAGCGATTGGTACATTTCCTGGGCATAACTGGTGTCAACAAGTCCGCTCTTGGGGATGCTTTTGCGCATCGTTGCAAGCATCTGCTTCAAGATGATCGCTTCAAAATCAGCGCAGGCTTTACGCAGCTTTTTCTCTTTAATAATATCGGCAGAAACCGGCGTTTGCTTAAGGGTTATTAATCCTGTTTCAGATAAATTCATTGCAGTGTCGCCCCATTTGTCGGAATCATATTATCTCAAGATCGGCCTGCAGAGCACCAGACGCCTTGATAGATTGAAAAATGGAAATCAGGTCCCGGGGGGTCACTCCAACGGAATTAAGTGCTCGCACCACTTCCCCGAGGGTTGTGCCCACGGAAAGGGTCACCAGCCGATTCTCCAGATCCCGGGCTGAAATATTTTCATTGGACGGTGCATTAGGCAATCGTGGCCGCGATTGTTCCGCGGTAATCTGCAGGCTCAAGTTGCCATGAGACAGGGCAAGATGGCTGATCCGGACATTCTCCCCCATGACCACGGTCCCGGTTCTTTCATCAAGCACTACTTTTGCCGACGCATCGGGTGTGATGCTCAAGTTTTCCAAGGCGGCAAGCAGGGTGACTTCCTGATTATAAAATTTTTCAGGGACGACGATGTCAACCGTTGCCCCATCTTTGGCTGTTGCATAGGTACCACCTAAAAAAGCATCAATGGCGTTGACGGTTCTCGAAATGGTTGTAAAATCCGCAGAATCAAGACTGATGGTTATTATTTTTTTCCCTGCAAATGTCAGGGCAACCTCCCGCTCCACGGTTGCGCCGCTTGGTATTCGCGCCACGGTAAGATGCTTTTTCTGTGCACCCCTCACACCGGTGGACTCAAAGCCGCCGATGCTGACCGCCCCCTGCGCAATGGCATACACCTGACCATCAAGACCCTTAAGAGGCGTGGCAATCAGCGTCCCACCCTGCAGTGATGAACAGTCTCCAAGGGAAGAAACCGTTACATCAATGCTCTGACCGGTTTTGACAAAAGGCGGAAGGGTCGCGCTGATCATCACTCCCGCGACGTTTTTGACTTTGACGCTTTGCTCGTTGACATGCACCCCCATATTCTCCAACATATTGATCAGACCCTGGGTGGTAAAGGCTGCCTGACTTCCGTCTCCTGTGCCGTCCAAGCCCACAACCAGACCGTAGCCGATGAGCTGATTGTTTCTGACGCCCTTCACCGATGCCATGTCTTTCAATCGAATTGCCTGGGCGTGGCTTGCGGACAAAACCACCAATATTGCTGAAAGAATAACAACCATTCCCTTCATGCGTGAACTTTCCGCAATCATTGTTCCCCGGGTGTTGTAATCTTTTCGTTTCATAGTGTTTACCTTGAATTTGTCATGAGCTTAAAGGGTGTTGGTTGAATGTTCTGCAAGCCATATGCCACGGCCCATTTTGCTGCTTCTTCAAACCCCCAAAAAAACATATACTGTTTTCAGACTCTTTAATGTTCAACAATTTCGGCATGTTATTAAAATCATCCATTTAAGAAAATATACAATTTATCCTGTACCCGACTCTCCCCGGTAAAAAACCGCCTCCATGTAAGGGAATTTTTTTCCTAGTTCATAATTTTTCTTTTACTCATAGCCTGTTTTTGTCATCAGAATGGCCAGAGCAGATCAAGCCCTCGGGCGAGCCAGCCGGGATGTTGCTTGTCGCTTATCACCCCGGTGCCGCTGTATTCGATCCTGGCGTCCGAGATATGTGACGAAAGTATGGAATTATCCTGAGAAATATCCTTGATCCTCACAATGCCCGAAAGAATAATGTACTGGGTTTCGTCATTGACGCGTATTTCCCTGAAGCCCCGAACCACCAGATTGCCGTCCATGGTTACATCAACAACCCGTGCCGAAAGGGTGGCGGTGACCGTACTGTCGCGTTTTGTTTCACCTTTTCCTTCAAAATCGTTTGTAAGGCCGGCCTGGAGGGATGTCATGGATGGGGTGAAATTGCTGTTCTTGCCGGAAAGCCATTTTTCAACCCCGAATAAAGCAGCAACGCCGCCGGAAATGGAGGACTCTCTTTCGGTCTTGGTTGAAGCATTTTTTGATCCGGTGGAGGTTTCGACGATTTTCACAAGAAGAATATCGCCGATGGCCCGAGCCCGGCTGTCCCTATACAGATCGAGATTTGTCTGCTGGGAATAGATCGCCCCTTCCTGGGGCAATGCGTTCTGCCTTTCCACGGTGGGCAGGCTGAACCTTTCCGGCAGATCCTTTGATGAGGGTGCCGTGTCGGTCAACTTGCTTGATCCGCTGGCAACACAACCTGTAATCATC
This region includes:
- the flgK gene encoding flagellar hook-associated protein FlgK, producing MAGISGMLNVAKEALLTHQLSVQVAAHNIANVDTPGYSRQVLGVTTNISTPSAVGNIGNGVQAVSIARKYDRFMTQRIMEQNSTLGDLEAQQQSLRVVEAIFNEAPGLALNDLMTQFWDSWQNLANNPEILSARQEVVQQGQLLGQHLQHMSAEIAKTKYDISMSLDNAVEDVNALTAQIADLNARISSTETTTYKANDLRDERDEILRELSSLIDVAYFENNSGDYTVLLRDGHSLVEQTQSWTLNWANEKMYWNNVKPDGTITRAPVSDKVSMGGKIGGYVAIHNELVEDNPENYLGKLDALANALVREVNQQHSQGAGLYAFSSEQIGTETAKNATHLNTTVNAANATDSIEAGIFKINDRSIGEIDGAAAVYGLAMTKASNAVQQINLAAAGVTAKMTTQLAGTVVDSTTLTAGGGDVFSFDINGVAVTYTTAAADVGDDALFAQNVIDSINTAITTYNATATNPMDISIEAVLGDDANGGVANSIVLRNTNAGDESRIIVGAITSTPVGLEDNLGLTAGTYDADATHNRGTISLFSDEQFTVVTNTDDTFLDHLGMGGGLTPEDRPNDGKFTYRFTDPGGVVMSLQGFQYNNELVTDGGSFDIWLYSSDGTLALPQPVNVSLERAYDLQDVADAINVSITNASGGGAWITASVKNNQLSLNPDSTHTFAFANDNSNFLQVAGINTFFSGYDASTLGVNSVVADNLNNMAAATVTVNGELFRGDNTNILAITNIQHDETVHFTGSTPNTLDDFYNSLVGKIGIRGRTVIRDTDFNGQVLNQMNEMRDSVSGVSLDEEMANLIRFQHAYSAAAKLISTADEMMITLLDTLKR
- a CDS encoding flagellar protein FlgN, producing the protein MEYNDSPRIKALPEAIFKILDQQVRLLKELGTIVEEEKKALSERDLSALVSLSRKKENQLKRIATLDTLLQETARNATNIPQDKIIRLEDLRPHANEEELEILEGRKQTLESMREDVLERNMMNKRFTHDVLGYLNDAIHLITGAVAERSTYGARGSERRAVNGPTLISREV
- a CDS encoding rod-binding protein, encoding MNLSETGLITLKQTPVSADIIKEKKLRKACADFEAIILKQMLATMRKSIPKSGLVDTSYAQEMYQSLHDDGLAEKMAHTKGMGFGEILFQQLTGKIKPTAAK
- a CDS encoding flagellar basal body P-ring protein FlgI; this encodes MKGMVVILSAILVVLSASHAQAIRLKDMASVKGVRNNQLIGYGLVVGLDGTGDGSQAAFTTQGLINMLENMGVHVNEQSVKVKNVAGVMISATLPPFVKTGQSIDVTVSSLGDCSSLQGGTLIATPLKGLDGQVYAIAQGAVSIGGFESTGVRGAQKKHLTVARIPSGATVEREVALTFAGKKIITISLDSADFTTISRTVNAIDAFLGGTYATAKDGATVDIVVPEKFYNQEVTLLAALENLSITPDASAKVVLDERTGTVVMGENVRISHLALSHGNLSLQITAEQSRPRLPNAPSNENISARDLENRLVTLSVGTTLGEVVRALNSVGVTPRDLISIFQSIKASGALQADLEII
- a CDS encoding flagellar basal body L-ring protein FlgH → MRSTRNLIIIPTLLLMITGCVASGSSKLTDTAPSSKDLPERFSLPTVERQNALPQEGAIYSQQTNLDLYRDSRARAIGDILLVKIVETSTGSKNASTKTERESSISGGVAALFGVEKWLSGKNSNFTPSMTSLQAGLTNDFEGKGETKRDSTVTATLSARVVDVTMDGNLVVRGFREIRVNDETQYIILSGIVRIKDISQDNSILSSHISDARIEYSGTGVISDKQHPGWLARGLDLLWPF